The stretch of DNA TTGGAGTATTACGCCTGGTGCACATCACCTTTGCGCCGTTACTCAGATTTAGTAAATCAGTGGCAGTTAATCGCAATAGCAAAACATGGTATTACTGCCAAGATGGTGGCGCCGTTTCCTCCGCGTGATGCAGCATTAATGGGTATCGCCGCCGACTTTGAAGCTTGCTATTCTGCCTACGGTGAATACCAAGATCGCCTTGAGAAATATTGGTGCTTGCGCTGGGTTTCTCAAGATGAGACTCCTAAGCAAGTCTTTGTGAGACATCTTAAGGAAGGTATGTCGCGAGTAGAGCCTGTCCCATTGCATCTTCCAGTTCCTGAGTTGGTGACCCACCCGCGTATGACTCGAGCTGAAGTAAGTTTGGCTGACGTAGACCTATTGCAGCTCACTGCCGGGGTTCGGGTTCTTCATATAGAAACCCCAGAAGTTCCTGAGAGTGATGCAAGTCTTACCTAGGCTGTCGCAGCTAGTAGGACGCTTAAATACTGGTTGGCGCCGCCACCCATTTTGCTATGCGCTAGGTCTTTCGATTTTGGCTCACCTCATCTTGTTCTCCTTCCGCTGGGGTATGGGGGAAATAGAAAATCGTCGTCTAAATACACCGCTCAGTGTTGTCTTGGTAAATGCTAGTAATCCAGTAGCGCCCAAGCAGGCCAATAAATTAGCCCAAGCAGATTTGCAGGGAGGCGGCAATACCTCCAGTCAAGATGCTAGTGCGCTCCATCAAGCAAGACTCGGTGCAGATGCCCGTCTCGAGGTTTTAGAAAAACAGCAAAAGCAAATGTTGGCTAAGCTTGAAGCGGATCGAGCGCTTTCGGGCGGTCGCAAAAGTGGAGATGAGAAACAAGCGACATCCCAACTAAATTCTTTGGAAGCTGAGTTGGCTAAACGTTTACAGGCCAATGGCCGTGAGCCTCGTCGTAAAGTCTTAACTGGAGCAAGCACTAAAGCGGTTGTTTTTGCCCAGTATTACGATGCCATGCGTCAAAAGATTGAGGCTTATGGAAGTGCATTTTTTCCACGGGCTAATGGTCGCCCCTTGTACGGAAGTTTAGTGATTGTGGTGAGCGTAGATGCTCAGGGGCGTATTGCCAATAATGCTCAAGGTAAAGATGGTCTCAGTATTGGGCGAAGCTCTGGCAATCCCGAGTTGGATCGCCAGGCCTTAGCAATTGTGCGTGCTTCTGCCCCCTTTGGAGTTTTCCCCGCAGAAATGCGTAATCAGCTTGATATCCTAGATTGGGTTTCTACTTTTGATTTCACACGAGATGGATCTGATCGCTTAGATTTGCGCCCTTAATTCAGAAGACATCACTCAATTTCGCTTATCCTGTAGTTACTATGAGTCAAATCTCCTCTGCCCAATTGCATGCCGATCCCACTCAATTTCCCGGTATGGATGTTTATGCGGTTGCTGGTAATCCGATCTCACACAGCAAATCACCCGCTATTCACAAGCGATTTGCTGAGCAGTCAAACCAGAAAATGTATTACGGGCGTTTACAGCCTGAGCTTGGTGAATTCAAAACCGCTGCGCAAGCTTTCTTTTCTGCTGGCGGTAAGGGTATGAATGTTACCGTCCCATTTAAGTTGGACGCTCAGGCTCTTGCAGATGTGTTAACGCCGCGCGCTCAGCTCGCCGGGGCAGTAAATACTTTGCGTATTGAGGATGGAAAAATATTTGGTGACAACACGGATGGCGCCGGCTTAGTCAGAGATCTACTGGCTCAGGGCCTTCAAATTCAAGGCTCTCGAATTTTATTGCTGGGAGCGGGCGGCGCATCTCGCGGAGTACTTGGCCCCTTATTAGAGCAATCGCCCCAAAAGTTGATTATTGCTAATCGATCCAATGCCAAGACCGACGAGTTAGTTCGATTGTTTAGTGATTTAGCTGTTTCGCTCGATGTTGTGTTGCAAGCCGTCACTTTGGGCGACTTGGAAGATGCAAGTAAGATCGCATCTCCTTTTGATCTCATTATTAACGCTACTGCCGCCGGACTATCTAATGAATCTCCTATTAGCGATACCGCCGCAAGCAATATCTTTACTCCACAGTCTTTTGCCTACGATATGGTCTACGGCAAAGTCACTACCTTGATGCAGCAAGCATTGCATCGCGGTGCACGAGTCAGTGATGGCTTGGGCATGTTGGTTGAGCAAGCTGCCGATGCCTTCTTAATTTGGCGTGGTGTTCAGTTTTCTGATGCAATTGATTCTCGCGCTGTATTGGCAGAACTTCGCACTTCTTAATTTATAGCTAAGCTTTAATGCGTTGGCTTTATTACTTTCTGAAATGTTTGCTGGGCGGTTTTATTGCCATGCAAATGTACTTTGTCATTCAGATTGGCTTATGGGTAGTTTTTGATCCTAGCAGTACTGCATTTCAGAGAGCTGAACGTTGGCGCCTTTGCAGTTTATCTTGGTCTTGCCCGGTTAAGTCAACTTGGGTTCCGTATGACAAGATCTCGGCCAATCTCAAACGTGCTGTTTTAGTGAGTGAAGACGATATCTTCTTTCAGCATATGGGTGTGCGGGTTGAGGATATGAAAAAGGCATGGGCCAAAAATTCACAACTTAACCAACAGGGTAGTGGTAAATCTAAAACAGCTTTGCGTGGCGGCTCTACGATTACACAGCAATTAGCAAAGAATCTTTTTCTTTCTTCTGAGCAGAATTATTTTCGCAAAGCTCAGGAGCTCATCATTACGGGTCTATTGGAGGTAATGCTTCCTAAGCAACGTCTTTATGAAATCTATCTGAACTCGGTAGAATGGGGCGAAGGCATCTTTGGTATTGACGCTGCTTCTCAGCATTACTATGGCATTAAGCCAGCATCACTTAATCGCGAACAGGCCGCAGCTTTAGCATCAGCATTGCCAGCACCGAAATGTTTCGATAAATCACAATACTGTCGTAAGGCCAATATTCACTTCCCCACGCGGCAGGAATTTATCTTGGAAAATATGGATAGGGTTGCTTTAGCACCCATTCAAAAGCCTAAAGCGCGCTAGTGTTATTTAGTGCTTGCAGCTCTTAGCGCATCTCTCGTTGCGATGGCTACTTTTCTGGCCGCCTCGGCAAAATCATTTCCTGAGCTTGCATACAAAATTGCTCTGGAGGAGTTGATCATCATGCCTGTGCCTAGCTGATTGGGTATGCCGCCAGCTTTAACGGTGGCATCGATATCGCCACCTTGAGCGCCAATGCCTGGAATGAGTAAAGGCATCTCGCCCACAATGGCTCGCACTTGAGCAATTTCTTTGGGAAAGGTAGCGCCAACTACTAGGCTAATTTGTCCAGAGGCATTCCAGTTCTGTGCGGCAAGCTTGGCCACATGCAGATAAAGCGGCTCCCCATTGGGGGCTACATTCAAGAACTGAAGGTCGGAGCCCCCTAGATTTGAGGTTCGACATAAAACAATCACGCCCTTGCCAGCGTGCTTCAGGTAAGGTTCGATCGTGTCAAAGCCCATGTAAGGGTTCACGGTGACGGCATCTGCACCATAGCGCTCAAAGGCCTCTAAGGCGTAGTGGTCAGCCGTACTACCGATATCACCACGCTTCGAGTCCAATATGACAGGGATATGCGGATATTGATCTTTAAGATAGCGAGTGAGCTTTTCAAGTTGAGCCTCGGCTCTTTGAGAGGCAAAGTAAGCGATCTGGGGCTTAAAGGAGCAGGCGGTATCCGCAGTGGCATCAGCGATCTCGCGGCAGAACTCAAAAATCCCCTCAGGCTTGTCCTGAAATACAGCAGGTAAACGCTTGGGATCTGGATCAAAGCCCACGCACAACATACTGCCTTGAGAAGCCCATGCAGACTGGAGTTGTTGGATAAAGGTATTTGAGCTGGAGTTCATTAGGATTGGGCTTATTTTAGTCAAACTGTCATGGTCTATAGGATAAACTAGCGACCATTCCTTAGGAGTTCACCATGATCAACTTGTTCGTCCTGCAAAATGGCCGCCTCTCTCAAGAGCAAGTGGAAGATCGCAATGAATTGTTGCAATACTCCAATCCTATCTGGATCGACGTTGTTGATCCCGAAGAAGAAGAGCTCCTGTGGATCAAAGAGGCTTTTGGCGTTCTCTTGCCTGAATTAGATGATTTAGGCGACTTAGAAGCTTCTGCGCGGTATTTCGAGGCGGATGATGGCCACCTTCATATTCGTACTGATTTCTTATTGGACGAAGAAGAAACTTCTCGAAACGTGCGAGTTGCTTTCGTGATGACCAAGCAAGTTTTGTTCTCGATTCATGACGAAGATTTACCAGTGTTCCGCTTGGTGCGTTTGCGTGCCCGTTTACGTCCAGGTTCAGTTAGTAATGCGAAAGATGTTTTGCTCGACCTGTACTCCACTGATGCTGAGTACTCTGCCGATGCCTTGGAAGAGGTTTATGAAAATCTCGAGCAAGCAGGCAAGCGTGTTCTGCAAGATGACATTACCGATCATGATGCAGAGGAAGTGCTCGAAACGATTGCCAAGGAAGAGGATACCAACGGACGTATTCGTCGCAATGTAATGGATACTCGTCGCGCATTGTCTTTTTTGATGCGCAGCAAATTATTGTCTGATGAGCAGCAAGAAGAAGCGCGTCAGATTTTGCGAGATATTGATTCATTAGAAAACCATACCGCCTTCTTATTCGATAAGATCAACTTCTTGATGGATGCGACAGTCGGTTTTATTAATTTGAACCAAAGTAAGATCATCAAGATCTTCTCGGTGGTGTCTGTTGCCTTAATGCCTCCAACTTTATTAGCGAGCGTGTGGGGAATGAACTTCCGCTATATGCCTGAACTAGAACAGACTTGGGGTTATCCAGTTGCGATTATTTCAATGGTGATTTCAGCGATGATTCCATTGGGTTACTTCCGCCACAAGGGTTGGCTTAGCTCACGTTAATGAATTAGGCATTTTTTGGTTTAAGTAATTCCAAAAATTGAGAGAGTGCAAAATCACGCGCTTGCTCTCGCACTACTTGGCGATCACCGTTGAAGTGTTTAGTCAGCGTGACTGTATTAATAACATCATGCCCAACATTTTCTTTAATCACCAAGCCAAAGCAGACAGTGCCAACCGGCTTTTCTGCTGAACCACCCGTTGGACCAGCGATACCGGTAATGGAGATAGCAGCGTTGACATTGGCATGACGTAGCGCCCCCTCGGCCATGGCTTTGGCGACTTGTTCGCTGACTGCGCCAAAAGAGTCAATCGTTTCCATTGAAACGTCTAAGCATTCTGATTTTGCGGCATTGCTGTAGGTGACATAGCCTCGTTCAAGCCAATCACTCGAGCCTGCTAAGTCCGTTAGTGTGGCGCAGACAAGGCCGCCAGTGCAGGACTCTGCTAAGGCAATTTTCCAGCCCCGGCTCACTAGAGTCAAGGCAATAGCTCTCGCCAGCTCATGTTGGGGATCGTTATTGTTTTTCATGAGAGATAGCCCAATCCAATTTGCACAAGCGCTATTGTGAGAAGTGTAAAAAATGCAGCAGCAAGATCATCTGCAATGATTCCGAAGCCGCGCCATAGTATTAAGCCAATACTTGATGGAGAGGAGTTATCACTATTTTCTAAATGTTTAAAGTACCGATCAATCATTCCAATCGGACCGGGTTTCACGGCATCAAAGAATCGGAATAGTGCAAATGCCAAAATTTGTACCCATAAGTTTGCTGGCAGGATGAATATCAATACAAGCCAGAAGGCGACTAATTCATCCCACACAATTCCACCAAAATCTTTTTTCCCTAACTCTTCACTGACTTGTCCGCAGATCCAGCAACCCAGAAGAATCCCTGTGCCAATAATCCACCACCATGCTTCTGTTGATAGAAAGAGTTCGCCCAGTAAGAAAGCAGCCCAAGCCCACAGTGTTCCTGCAGTACCGGGTGCAAATGGTGCCAATCCACTACCCAGTCCAAACGCCAAGGCACGGCTTGGTTTGCTAAATACCCAACTCAAGCTGGGGGTGGGTACGGTCGAAGTTGGCGTATTGGTTTGATTATTCATGCGAAGTGATCAAAGGATTTGAGCAGTTGATTTACTTCTTCAGGATTTAATCTAGCCCCATTGCTGTCAATGAGCTGGATCTTTGGTGAGTGATTTTGCATATCCTTGATGCTGCCAATTTGAGTGAGTGGAAGATTTAAGTCTCCACTGATTTTGGTGATGGCATTTCTTAAGCTACTTGCGGCAGTAAAGCACAACTCGTAATCATCACCGCCACTTGCGGCATATTGATTTTGAATATTGGGCGATTGTTTGCGTAGTGTTCTGGATTTAGGGATCTGCTCTAAATGGATTTCTGCATCTTTACCTGATTGCTGGAGGATATGCCTCAGATCACCCAATAGACCATCGGAGACATCTAAAGCAGAATTGGCCACGCCTCTTAAGGCGATGCCTAAATTAATTCTAGGGGTGGGTTGATGCATACGCGCTTCAATTACTTCCAAATCTCCCTTTTCTAATTCAATCTCATGACGCAGTGCAGCAAGTGCAAGTCTGGCGTCACCAACGGCTCCTGAAACCCAAATGTCATCACCTACTAATGCGCCTGACCTAAGGATGGCTTTATCTTTTGGAATACTGCCAAAAGCAGTGATACAAATATTGAGTGGGCCGGCAGTGGTGTCACCGCCAATAAGTGGGCAGGTAAATTGATTGGCGATGGCAAATAAACCTTTGCTAAACGCTTCTAACCAGGCTGAATTCGCCTCAGGTAGCGCCAGTGCTAGTGTGAAGCCCATTGGCCTAGCACCCATAGCGGCTAGGTCTGAGAGGTTGACTGCTAGGGCTTTCCAGCCCAGCCACTCTGGATTAGCGCCTACAAAAAAGTGTCTGCCACTGACCAACATGTCGCTGGTAATGGCAATCTCCTCGGCAGGATCGGTTTTTAGTAGGGCGCAATCATCTCCAATTCCCATTTTTACTGAGCCGGGATTGCTGACAAGCATCAGTTCCGACTGCGTTTTAAAGAAACGCTGAATGAGATCAAATTCGCCAAGTGAGGATATTTGAGATTGCATGCCCCATTTTATGGCTCTTGGGAGTCTTTCATCTGAGAGGAATAGAATTAGAAGCTTGAATACCTCTGATTGATGAGTGAACTGATGAGCAAACCAAGTAATAACAGCAAAGAACAGCAAATAGCAGATTTAAGGGCGGCCGCTCTTCACTATCATGAGTTTCCAACTCCGGGGAAGATTGAAATCGCCCCAACGAAGCAGCTAACCAACCAGCGTGACTTAGCCTTGGCTTACACGCCTGGCGTTGCTGCACCTTGCGAGGAAATTGTTAAAGATCCTGCTAATGCCTTCAAATACACAGCCCGAGGTAATTTAGTTGGTGTGATCACCAACGGCACGGCAGTATTGGGTCTGGGAAATATTGGGCCACTGGCCAGTAAGCCAGTGATGGAAGGTAAAGCAGTTCTGTTCAAGAAATTTGCTGGCATTGATGTTTTTGATATTGAAGTGAACGAAAACGATCCAGATAAATTAGTTGAAATTATTGCAGCGCTCGAACCCACTTTTGGTGGTATCAATTTAGAAGACATCAAAGCACCAGATTGTTTCATTGTTGAGCGCAAGCTGCGAGCGCGTATGAAGATTCCGGTCTTTCATGATGACCAACATGGAACTGCGATTGTGGTTGCTGCTGCGATTCTGAATGGCTTAAAAGTAGTCGGTAAGGATGTTACTAATGTGAAATTAGTCACCTCTGGTGCTGGCGCTGCTGCATTAGCTTGTTTGGATTTATTGGTTGATCTTGGTATCCCACGTAAGAATATTTGGGTTACTGACTTAGTTGGTGTTGCATACAAAGGCCGTC from Polynucleobacter duraquae encodes:
- the mtgA gene encoding monofunctional biosynthetic peptidoglycan transglycosylase, with protein sequence MRWLYYFLKCLLGGFIAMQMYFVIQIGLWVVFDPSSTAFQRAERWRLCSLSWSCPVKSTWVPYDKISANLKRAVLVSEDDIFFQHMGVRVEDMKKAWAKNSQLNQQGSGKSKTALRGGSTITQQLAKNLFLSSEQNYFRKAQELIITGLLEVMLPKQRLYEIYLNSVEWGEGIFGIDAASQHYYGIKPASLNREQAAALASALPAPKCFDKSQYCRKANIHFPTRQEFILENMDRVALAPIQKPKAR
- the thiL gene encoding thiamine-phosphate kinase, whose amino-acid sequence is MQSQISSLGEFDLIQRFFKTQSELMLVSNPGSVKMGIGDDCALLKTDPAEEIAITSDMLVSGRHFFVGANPEWLGWKALAVNLSDLAAMGARPMGFTLALALPEANSAWLEAFSKGLFAIANQFTCPLIGGDTTAGPLNICITAFGSIPKDKAILRSGALVGDDIWVSGAVGDARLALAALRHEIELEKGDLEVIEARMHQPTPRINLGIALRGVANSALDVSDGLLGDLRHILQQSGKDAEIHLEQIPKSRTLRKQSPNIQNQYAASGGDDYELCFTAASSLRNAITKISGDLNLPLTQIGSIKDMQNHSPKIQLIDSNGARLNPEEVNQLLKSFDHFA
- the pyrF gene encoding orotidine-5'-phosphate decarboxylase, whose protein sequence is MNSSSNTFIQQLQSAWASQGSMLCVGFDPDPKRLPAVFQDKPEGIFEFCREIADATADTACSFKPQIAYFASQRAEAQLEKLTRYLKDQYPHIPVILDSKRGDIGSTADHYALEAFERYGADAVTVNPYMGFDTIEPYLKHAGKGVIVLCRTSNLGGSDLQFLNVAPNGEPLYLHVAKLAAQNWNASGQISLVVGATFPKEIAQVRAIVGEMPLLIPGIGAQGGDIDATVKAGGIPNQLGTGMMINSSRAILYASSGNDFAEAARKVAIATRDALRAASTK
- the corA gene encoding magnesium/cobalt transporter CorA; the encoded protein is MINLFVLQNGRLSQEQVEDRNELLQYSNPIWIDVVDPEEEELLWIKEAFGVLLPELDDLGDLEASARYFEADDGHLHIRTDFLLDEEETSRNVRVAFVMTKQVLFSIHDEDLPVFRLVRLRARLRPGSVSNAKDVLLDLYSTDAEYSADALEEVYENLEQAGKRVLQDDITDHDAEEVLETIAKEEDTNGRIRRNVMDTRRALSFLMRSKLLSDEQQEEARQILRDIDSLENHTAFLFDKINFLMDATVGFINLNQSKIIKIFSVVSVALMPPTLLASVWGMNFRYMPELEQTWGYPVAIISMVISAMIPLGYFRHKGWLSSR
- the aroE gene encoding shikimate dehydrogenase, translating into MSQISSAQLHADPTQFPGMDVYAVAGNPISHSKSPAIHKRFAEQSNQKMYYGRLQPELGEFKTAAQAFFSAGGKGMNVTVPFKLDAQALADVLTPRAQLAGAVNTLRIEDGKIFGDNTDGAGLVRDLLAQGLQIQGSRILLLGAGGASRGVLGPLLEQSPQKLIIANRSNAKTDELVRLFSDLAVSLDVVLQAVTLGDLEDASKIASPFDLIINATAAGLSNESPISDTAASNIFTPQSFAYDMVYGKVTTLMQQALHRGARVSDGLGMLVEQAADAFLIWRGVQFSDAIDSRAVLAELRTS
- a CDS encoding CinA family protein; the encoded protein is MKNNNDPQHELARAIALTLVSRGWKIALAESCTGGLVCATLTDLAGSSDWLERGYVTYSNAAKSECLDVSMETIDSFGAVSEQVAKAMAEGALRHANVNAAISITGIAGPTGGSAEKPVGTVCFGLVIKENVGHDVINTVTLTKHFNGDRQVVREQARDFALSQFLELLKPKNA
- a CDS encoding phosphatidylglycerophosphatase A translates to MNNQTNTPTSTVPTPSLSWVFSKPSRALAFGLGSGLAPFAPGTAGTLWAWAAFLLGELFLSTEAWWWIIGTGILLGCWICGQVSEELGKKDFGGIVWDELVAFWLVLIFILPANLWVQILAFALFRFFDAVKPGPIGMIDRYFKHLENSDNSSPSSIGLILWRGFGIIADDLAAAFFTLLTIALVQIGLGYLS
- a CDS encoding energy transducer TonB family protein, encoding MQVLPRLSQLVGRLNTGWRRHPFCYALGLSILAHLILFSFRWGMGEIENRRLNTPLSVVLVNASNPVAPKQANKLAQADLQGGGNTSSQDASALHQARLGADARLEVLEKQQKQMLAKLEADRALSGGRKSGDEKQATSQLNSLEAELAKRLQANGREPRRKVLTGASTKAVVFAQYYDAMRQKIEAYGSAFFPRANGRPLYGSLVIVVSVDAQGRIANNAQGKDGLSIGRSSGNPELDRQALAIVRASAPFGVFPAEMRNQLDILDWVSTFDFTRDGSDRLDLRP